In the genome of Streptacidiphilus rugosus AM-16, one region contains:
- a CDS encoding chaplin, which produces MVNTKRGLLVSVAAAGLLAAGGGVAAASSTANGEASHSPGFLSGNLVQVPVHVPVNVCGNTVNVIALLNPAFGNHCENEG; this is translated from the coding sequence ATGGTCAACACCAAGCGCGGCCTTCTGGTCTCCGTTGCGGCGGCCGGTCTGCTCGCCGCCGGTGGCGGCGTCGCCGCGGCCAGCAGCACCGCCAACGGCGAGGCCAGCCACTCCCCGGGCTTCCTGTCGGGCAACCTGGTCCAGGTCCCGGTCCACGTCCCGGTCAACGTCTGCGGCAACACCGTCAACGTGATCGCGCTGCTGAACCCGGCGTTCGGCAACCACTGCGAGAACGAGGGCTGA
- a CDS encoding chaplin codes for MTNVLKGALVATAAVGVVAAGAGAAFASSHACGDTSDSPGAVSGNNIAVPVHVPVNVSGVTGNLVGVLNPAFGNHAVNEG; via the coding sequence ATGACGAACGTTCTGAAGGGCGCCCTGGTCGCCACCGCCGCCGTGGGTGTCGTTGCGGCGGGCGCGGGCGCGGCCTTCGCCAGCTCGCACGCCTGCGGCGACACGTCCGACTCCCCGGGCGCGGTGAGCGGCAACAACATCGCGGTTCCGGTCCACGTCCCGGTCAACGTCTCCGGCGTCACCGGCAACCTGGTGGGCGTGCTGAACCCGGCGTTCGGCAACCACGCCGTCAACGAGGGCTGA
- a CDS encoding chaplin: MRTPSRLAAAGVLVAGFVLAAAGTASADATANAVATDSPGFLSGNIVQVPIDADLNVCGNSVNVVGVLNPAVGNRCANGDHAVAWHHTVWHHWWHHDDDAAADDRDCD; this comes from the coding sequence ATGCGCACACCCTCCCGGCTGGCAGCCGCCGGCGTACTGGTGGCGGGCTTCGTGCTCGCCGCGGCAGGCACGGCGAGCGCCGACGCGACGGCCAACGCCGTCGCCACCGACTCACCGGGGTTCCTGTCCGGCAACATCGTGCAGGTACCCATCGACGCGGACCTGAACGTCTGCGGGAACTCGGTGAACGTGGTCGGCGTGCTGAACCCCGCCGTGGGCAACCGCTGCGCGAACGGCGACCACGCGGTCGCCTGGCACCACACCGTCTGGCACCACTGGTGGCACCACGACGACGATGCCGCGGCCGACGACCGGGACTGCGATTGA
- a CDS encoding carbohydrate binding domain-containing protein — translation MRSVRTLLTAALLGAGLAVAASPTAHAANTPLPAHVFSPYFEAYSSDNPATLSASSGAKYLSMAFLQAATKGSCTAYWNGSTSQPISSSTFGSQISTIQAGGGDVVPSFGGYTADNTGTEIADSCTNVNSIAAAYESVITTYGVTRIDLDTEDNSLTNSAGIDRRNKAIAQVESWAASNGRTVQFSYTLPTTTGGLASSGLAVLQNAVQNNARVDVVNIMTFDYYDGASHEMGTDAEHAATGLESQLASLYPSKSAAQLWNMVGITMMPGIDDYGAAETTTVADAANVENWANGKGLAELSFWALERDNGGCPGTGGSDTCSGISQGTWDFSHAMEPFTSGGGTTQNDFSVALNPASASVQQGGSTTATVATAVTSGSAQSVSLTASGAPSGVSLSLSPTSVTAGGSSTLTATVGASVPAGSYPITVTGSAASGSHAATFTLTVTSTSGGGGGGSLVNGGFESGSLSPWTCQSGSAVVSSPVHSGSHALLVAPSSSTTGECDQTVTLSPNHAYTLTGWVQGPYAYIGVTGGASASTWSSGSGWNQLTVHFTTGASGTVSVFVHGWYGQGNVNADDFSVA, via the coding sequence ATGAGATCAGTCCGAACCCTGCTCACGGCCGCGCTGCTCGGCGCGGGCCTGGCGGTCGCGGCGTCCCCCACGGCGCACGCGGCGAACACACCTCTGCCGGCCCACGTCTTCTCGCCCTACTTCGAGGCCTACAGCAGCGACAACCCGGCGACGCTTTCGGCCAGTTCCGGCGCAAAGTACCTGAGCATGGCCTTCCTCCAGGCGGCCACCAAGGGCTCGTGCACCGCCTACTGGAACGGCAGCACCAGCCAGCCGATCAGCTCCTCCACCTTCGGCAGCCAGATCTCCACCATCCAGGCCGGCGGCGGCGACGTCGTCCCCTCCTTCGGCGGCTACACGGCCGACAACACCGGCACCGAGATCGCCGACAGCTGCACCAACGTCAACTCCATCGCCGCGGCCTACGAGTCGGTGATCACCACCTACGGGGTCACCAGGATCGACCTCGACACCGAGGACAACTCGCTGACCAACAGCGCCGGCATCGACCGCCGCAACAAGGCCATCGCCCAGGTCGAGTCCTGGGCCGCGAGCAACGGCCGCACCGTGCAGTTCTCCTACACGCTTCCGACCACCACCGGCGGGCTGGCCTCCAGCGGCCTCGCGGTCCTGCAGAACGCGGTGCAGAACAACGCCAGGGTCGACGTGGTCAACATCATGACCTTCGACTACTACGACGGTGCCAGCCACGAGATGGGCACCGACGCGGAGCACGCGGCCACCGGCCTGGAGAGCCAGCTCGCCTCGCTCTACCCGTCCAAGTCCGCGGCGCAGCTGTGGAACATGGTCGGCATCACCATGATGCCGGGCATCGACGACTACGGCGCCGCCGAGACCACCACCGTGGCCGACGCCGCCAACGTGGAGAACTGGGCCAACGGCAAGGGCCTGGCCGAGCTCTCCTTCTGGGCCCTCGAACGCGACAACGGCGGCTGCCCCGGCACCGGGGGCTCGGACACCTGCTCCGGGATCAGCCAGGGCACCTGGGACTTCAGCCACGCCATGGAGCCCTTCACCAGCGGCGGCGGAACCACCCAGAACGACTTCTCGGTCGCCCTGAACCCCGCCTCGGCCTCGGTGCAGCAGGGCGGCTCGACCACGGCGACGGTCGCCACCGCGGTCACCTCGGGCAGCGCGCAGAGCGTCAGCCTGACCGCGAGCGGCGCGCCCTCCGGCGTCAGCCTCTCGCTCAGCCCCACCTCGGTCACGGCGGGCGGCAGCAGCACGCTGACCGCGACGGTCGGCGCCTCGGTCCCGGCCGGCAGCTACCCGATCACGGTCACCGGCTCGGCCGCCTCCGGCAGCCACGCGGCCACGTTCACGCTGACGGTCACCTCCACCAGCGGCGGCGGTGGCGGCGGCAGCCTGGTCAACGGCGGATTCGAGAGCGGCAGCCTCAGCCCGTGGACCTGCCAGAGCGGCAGCGCCGTGGTCTCCTCCCCGGTCCACAGCGGGTCGCACGCCCTGCTGGTCGCCCCGAGCTCGTCCACGACCGGCGAGTGCGACCAGACGGTGACGCTCTCGCCCAACCACGCCTACACGCTGACCGGCTGGGTCCAGGGCCCTTACGCCTACATCGGCGTGACCGGCGGCGCGTCGGCCAGCACCTGGTCCTCCGGCAGCGGCTGGAACCAGCTCACGGTGCACTTCACCACCGGCGCGAGCGGCACGGTGAGCGTCTTCGTGCACGGCTGGTACGGCCAGGGCAACGTGAACGCGGACGACTTCTCGGTCGCCTAG
- a CDS encoding NAD-dependent epimerase/dehydratase family protein, protein MRVLLAGGSGVLGQQIVAALRADGQEVATLGRGAGNDLRADLLDRDAVLRAVEGLRFDAVVHAATGLSGKKLTRHADMEPTDVLRRLGTPNLIEAARATGARRLVAESMMFGYGYGDHGDRPLVEDVDLFGPPGASPELERHVGAMRVKEQLMLNAEGMEGVALRFGLFYGPGVTDQLVVPMLRKRMLPGIADHGRRLAWTAVPDAARAVVAALHHGRAGQAYNIADDEAVGWTEHLRAIASAYGTPQPMTVPLWLVRPLAPLGSVAMTTNLRLDNGKARTELGWKPTHRDCLASVRAGLGR, encoded by the coding sequence ATGCGCGTGCTACTGGCCGGTGGCAGCGGGGTTCTGGGGCAGCAGATCGTGGCGGCGCTGCGCGCCGACGGGCAGGAGGTCGCCACGCTCGGCCGCGGCGCGGGCAACGACCTGCGCGCCGATCTGCTCGACCGCGACGCGGTGCTGCGCGCGGTCGAGGGGCTGAGGTTCGACGCCGTCGTGCACGCGGCGACCGGTCTGAGCGGCAAGAAGCTGACTCGGCATGCGGACATGGAGCCCACCGACGTGCTGCGCCGCCTCGGCACCCCGAACCTGATCGAGGCCGCCCGGGCGACAGGTGCGCGCAGGCTGGTGGCCGAGTCGATGATGTTCGGTTACGGCTACGGGGACCACGGCGACCGCCCGCTGGTCGAGGACGTGGACCTGTTCGGCCCGCCCGGTGCGAGCCCGGAGCTGGAGCGCCACGTCGGGGCGATGCGGGTCAAGGAACAGCTGATGCTGAACGCGGAGGGCATGGAGGGCGTCGCGCTGCGCTTCGGCCTGTTCTACGGGCCGGGGGTCACCGACCAGCTGGTGGTGCCGATGCTGCGCAAGCGGATGCTGCCCGGCATCGCCGACCACGGCCGCAGGCTCGCCTGGACCGCCGTGCCCGACGCCGCCCGCGCGGTGGTCGCGGCGCTGCACCACGGCCGGGCCGGGCAGGCCTACAACATCGCCGACGACGAGGCCGTCGGCTGGACCGAGCACCTGAGGGCGATCGCGAGCGCCTACGGCACGCCGCAGCCGATGACCGTGCCGCTGTGGCTGGTGCGCCCCCTCGCCCCGCTGGGCTCGGTCGCGATGACGACCAACCTGCGCCTGGACAACGGCAAGGCGAGGACGGAGCTCGGTTGGAAGCCGACCCACCGCGACTGCCTGGCGAGCGTCCGGGCGGGCCTCGGCCGTTAA
- a CDS encoding MerR family transcriptional regulator codes for MFTIGDFAAYGQVSVRMLRHYDALGLLRPARVDPCSGYRYYEATQLSRLNRIIALKDLGFSLQQVGEVLDARIGAEELRGMLRLRRAELAETVASATARLAQVEARLRTIESEGAMPTDEVVLKSLPAARLAVLTGTAESFDPRHVGPVISPLYRRLHELLTAANVPVTGPDIAWYEQAAPELGEPIVVHAGVQVALDPGPLPGGGDAEVVELPAVARAATIVHRGDMDQVLGSVQTLARWIESGGHRADRLGRELYLNSCGPRSEWVTEIQWPLVVSPVPEG; via the coding sequence ATGTTCACCATCGGAGACTTCGCCGCCTACGGCCAGGTGTCGGTCCGCATGCTGCGTCACTACGACGCGCTCGGGCTGCTGCGTCCCGCCCGCGTCGACCCCTGCAGCGGCTACCGCTACTACGAGGCGACGCAGCTGTCCCGGCTCAACCGCATCATCGCGCTCAAGGATCTCGGCTTCAGCCTGCAGCAGGTCGGCGAGGTGCTGGACGCGAGGATCGGCGCGGAGGAGCTGCGCGGCATGCTCCGGCTGCGGCGGGCCGAGCTGGCGGAGACCGTCGCGAGCGCGACGGCCCGGCTGGCCCAGGTCGAGGCGAGGCTCCGGACCATCGAAAGCGAGGGCGCGATGCCCACCGACGAGGTCGTTCTCAAGTCCCTTCCCGCCGCCCGCCTGGCCGTGCTGACCGGCACCGCCGAGAGCTTCGACCCGCGCCACGTCGGGCCGGTGATCTCTCCGCTCTACCGCAGGCTGCACGAGCTGCTCACCGCCGCGAACGTGCCGGTCACCGGCCCGGACATCGCCTGGTACGAGCAGGCCGCGCCGGAGCTCGGCGAGCCGATCGTGGTACACGCGGGCGTCCAGGTCGCCCTCGACCCCGGCCCGCTGCCGGGCGGCGGCGACGCCGAGGTGGTGGAGCTGCCCGCCGTCGCGCGGGCCGCGACGATCGTCCACCGCGGCGACATGGACCAGGTGCTCGGCAGCGTGCAGACCCTGGCCCGCTGGATCGAGTCCGGCGGCCACCGGGCCGACCGGCTGGGCCGGGAGCTCTACCTGAACTCCTGCGGCCCCCGGTCGGAATGGGTCACGGAGATCCAGTGGCCGCTGGTGGTCAGTCCCGTTCCCGAGGGCTGA
- a CDS encoding lipase maturation factor family protein, with protein MRWLDASGYWLGRLLFQRALAGVYLVGFLAAARQGRALIGEHGLLPVPRFLARRGWREAPSLFHWGFSDRLFAGVAWTGCALAAAVAAGAGDAVPLWAAMLGWFLLWALYLSIVNVGQTWYSFGWESLLLETGALAVFLGNAEVAPPFTTLLLIRWILFRVEVGAGLIKLRGDRCWRELTCLYYHHETQPMPGPLSWWFHHLPRPLHRVEAGANHVVQLGAPFALFLPQPGATVAAGLVVVTQLWLVLSGNFAWLNWLTITLALGAVSSGTERAYPAGPLWFQAAALAYAALVLVLSYRPARNLLSSRQVMNRSFDSLHLVNTYGAFGSVTRLRHEVVLEGTVDGRTWLAYEFPGKPGDPHRRPRQFAPYHLRLDWLMWFAALNPGYAGPWLGPLLRRLLAADPATLRLLRRNGDPFGGAPPVQVRATLYRYRFTTRAERRASGAWWHRELVGPYHRTLTRSPRISPRERD; from the coding sequence ATGCGCTGGTTGGACGCGTCCGGGTACTGGCTGGGCAGGCTGCTGTTCCAGCGCGCGCTCGCGGGCGTCTATCTCGTCGGCTTCCTCGCCGCGGCGCGCCAGGGCCGGGCGCTGATCGGCGAGCACGGGCTGCTGCCGGTGCCGCGCTTTCTGGCCCGGCGCGGTTGGCGGGAGGCCCCCTCGCTGTTCCACTGGGGCTTCTCCGACCGGCTGTTCGCCGGCGTCGCCTGGACCGGCTGCGCGCTCGCCGCGGCGGTGGCCGCCGGGGCGGGGGACGCGGTGCCGCTGTGGGCGGCGATGCTCGGCTGGTTCCTGCTCTGGGCGCTCTACCTCTCGATCGTCAACGTGGGCCAGACCTGGTACTCCTTCGGCTGGGAGTCGCTGCTGCTGGAGACGGGCGCGCTGGCCGTCTTCCTGGGCAACGCCGAGGTCGCACCGCCGTTCACGACGCTGCTGCTGATCCGCTGGATCCTGTTCCGGGTCGAGGTGGGCGCGGGCCTGATCAAGCTGCGCGGGGACCGCTGCTGGCGTGAGCTGACCTGCCTCTACTACCACCACGAGACGCAGCCGATGCCGGGGCCGCTCAGCTGGTGGTTCCACCACCTGCCCCGGCCGCTGCACCGGGTGGAGGCCGGGGCCAACCACGTCGTGCAGCTCGGCGCTCCGTTCGCTCTCTTCCTGCCGCAGCCGGGCGCGACGGTCGCCGCGGGGCTGGTCGTGGTCACCCAGCTATGGCTGGTGCTGTCGGGCAACTTCGCCTGGCTGAACTGGCTGACGATCACGCTGGCGCTCGGCGCGGTCAGCAGCGGGACCGAGCGCGCGTACCCCGCCGGCCCGCTCTGGTTCCAGGCGGCCGCCCTCGCCTACGCGGCACTCGTGCTCGTGCTGAGTTACCGTCCGGCGCGCAATCTGCTCTCCTCGCGCCAGGTGATGAACCGCTCCTTCGACTCGCTCCACCTGGTCAACACCTACGGCGCGTTCGGCAGCGTGACCCGGTTGCGCCACGAGGTCGTGCTGGAGGGCACCGTGGACGGGCGCACCTGGCTGGCCTACGAGTTCCCCGGCAAACCGGGCGACCCGCACCGCAGGCCCCGGCAGTTCGCCCCCTACCACCTGCGCCTGGACTGGCTGATGTGGTTCGCCGCGCTCAACCCCGGCTACGCCGGGCCGTGGCTGGGGCCGCTGCTGCGCAGGCTGCTGGCGGCGGACCCCGCGACGCTGCGGCTGCTGCGCAGGAACGGCGACCCCTTCGGCGGCGCGCCGCCCGTCCAGGTCCGGGCGACGCTCTACCGCTACCGCTTCACCACCCGCGCCGAACGGCGTGCCTCCGGCGCATGGTGGCACCGCGAACTCGTCGGGCCCTACCACCGGACGCTGACCCGCAGCCCCCGGATCAGCCCTCGGGAACGGGACTGA
- a CDS encoding LysE family translocator: protein MPPTDRLLAFVALATVIIVIPGPSVLFVLGRALAHGRRTALLSVVGNTLGSLLLVGGIALGLGPLLAGSALALTALKLGGASYLVYLGVKAYRHRGTLVAAFEAVAPAEGVAAPRGDLRTLGEGLVVGVSNPKTLVFYAAVLPQFVARGEGTAPVPLQLLVLGLIFNLIALTCDSAWGLASSAARSWFARSPRRLRAVGGAGGLAMIGLGVTVAATGRTD, encoded by the coding sequence ATGCCGCCCACCGACCGCCTGCTCGCCTTCGTCGCCCTCGCGACGGTCATCATCGTGATCCCCGGCCCGAGCGTGCTCTTCGTCCTCGGCCGGGCGCTGGCCCACGGCCGCAGGACCGCGCTGCTCAGCGTGGTCGGCAACACCCTCGGCTCGCTGCTGCTGGTGGGCGGGATCGCGCTCGGTCTCGGCCCGCTGCTCGCCGGTTCCGCGCTCGCGCTCACCGCGCTCAAGCTCGGCGGGGCGAGCTATCTGGTGTACCTGGGCGTCAAGGCCTACCGGCACCGCGGCACGCTCGTCGCGGCCTTCGAGGCCGTCGCCCCGGCGGAAGGCGTCGCCGCCCCGCGCGGCGATCTGCGGACCCTCGGCGAGGGGCTCGTCGTCGGCGTGAGCAACCCGAAGACGCTGGTCTTCTACGCCGCCGTGCTGCCCCAGTTCGTCGCGCGCGGCGAGGGCACGGCGCCGGTTCCGCTGCAACTGCTGGTGCTCGGGCTGATCTTCAACCTCATCGCGCTGACCTGTGACTCCGCCTGGGGCCTGGCCTCCTCCGCGGCGCGCTCCTGGTTCGCCCGCTCGCCGCGCCGGCTGCGCGCCGTCGGCGGCGCCGGCGGCCTGGCGATGATCGGCCTCGGCGTCACCGTGGCCGCCACCGGCCGCACCGACTGA
- a CDS encoding cupin domain-containing protein: protein MTTHQAQPAPVDLHAALATFDALWSPRIVAAVNDYDVRIAKVQGQYVWHSHADTDEFFLVIDGELTIGLREPDAAERTVTLTRGSVFVVPRGVEHRPESAAGAAILMFEPTGTLSSGDFEGAIPDHIDSTTGHALTG, encoded by the coding sequence ATGACTACGCATCAGGCCCAACCCGCGCCGGTCGACCTCCACGCCGCCCTCGCCACCTTCGACGCGCTGTGGAGCCCGCGCATCGTCGCGGCCGTCAACGACTACGACGTGCGCATCGCCAAGGTCCAGGGACAGTACGTCTGGCACTCGCACGCCGACACCGACGAGTTCTTCCTCGTCATCGACGGTGAGCTCACCATCGGCCTGCGCGAGCCGGACGCCGCCGAGCGCACGGTCACCCTGACACGGGGCTCCGTCTTCGTGGTGCCGCGCGGCGTGGAGCACCGCCCCGAGTCGGCGGCCGGGGCCGCGATCCTCATGTTCGAGCCGACCGGGACGCTCTCCTCCGGGGACTTCGAGGGCGCGATCCCCGACCACATCGACTCGACCACCGGGCACGCCCTCACCGGCTGA